The Gammaproteobacteria bacterium genome segment GCGCGGACAGGCGCCGTTCACGAACGTGCTGTCGTTCACCGGCCCCTATCCGCAAACGAAGACGGCGTATACCTCCGCCGGGTTTATCGCAAACGCCGTCGATAGCCTCACGAGCAATTTGCAACTGGAACTCTCGCCCAGTCTCGGCACGCTCGATAGCGCCATTCTGCCGCTGCTGAAGACCGCGGTGTCGGGATCGCTCACACCGGCATTGGCGACACTTCTTACCAGCCTGGTCGATCCGCTGCTCGAAACGCTCGGCATTCGCCTCGGCGAAGTCGACGTGACCGTCAATGGACTGACGCAACTTTGCAGCATCTCCGGCTACGCCTACAGCGACGCCAACCATAATAGTGTGCGCGACAACACCGAAGCCGGCTGCGGAGTGGCACTGTACGCCAAGCTCGTACCGGCGAGCGGTCCGACCGGTCCCGCGACGAATGTGACAACGGTCGATCCAACAAGCGGTGCATTCAGCTTTCCCAACGTCGCCGGCGGCGGCTATAGCATCGTGCTCGACAACAACGCGACCGCTTCGGATGTTACACCGACATTGCCCACCGGCTGGCTCGGCACCGAGACACCGACGCAGACGCGCGCACTCACCGTCGCCGCCGCCGATATCGCCAACCAGAACTTTGGCCTCTACAACGGCAGCCGCCTCGACGGCACCGTGTTTAAAGACAACGGCGCGGGCAGCGACACGGCAAACAACGGCGTGCAAGACGGCACCGAAAGCGGAATCATTGGCGTCGCGCTGAAAGTAACCGACGCCACCGGCGCGACGGCGCACGACAGCGCGACGACTTCGAGTGGCGGCGGTTACACCTTGTGGATTCCTGCCGGCGCGGGCGCGGCGATATTAAAGGTGATCGAAACGAATGCCGCCGGCTACGTTTCCGTTGGCGCCAGCGCCGGCAACACCGGCGGCAGTTACAACCGCGCGCACGATACGGTGAGCTTCACCAACGTCATCGGCACTGTCTATACCAACGTCAACTTCGCCAACGTGCCGGACAACAGCTTCAACAGCGACAACCAACAGACGGTGTTGCCCGGCGGCATCGCGCTCTATACGCACGTCTTCAACGCCGGTAGCGCCGGCCAGCTCACGATTGCGGCCACCGGAACCGCGAATCCGTCGATCAATTGGAATACGGTTGTCTATCTCGACGGCAACTGCAACGGCGTCATCGACAGCGGCGAGACGCCGGTATCGGGTTCATTGAACGTCACGGCAGATCAGAAGATCTGCATCGTCGTCAAAACCTTCGCGCCGGAAAATGCGCCTTATAACGCGCAGTACAATCAAACGCTGGGCGCGAGCTTCAGCTACGCCAACTCATCCATTGTCTGGTCGCAGAGCCGCAGCGATCTCACGCTCGTCGGCCGCACCACCGACACCGGCCTCACGCTCGTCAAATCCGTGGACAAGGCCGCGGCTAAATCCGGTGATGCCCTCACCTACACGATTCGCTACGAGAACCAAAGCAGCGGCGCGCTGCACAACCTGACGATCCACGACGCCACGCCGGCCTACACCGTCTTCGGTGCGGCCCAGTGCGGCACGCTGCCGGCGGGACTCAGCGTCTGTTCGATCTCGCAACAACCGGCGACCGGCGCCGCCGGCGCGGTCGAATGGACTTTCACCGGCACGCTCGATCCGGGTGCGGCCGGCAACGTGAGCTTCAGCGTGACCCTACAATGATTAACGCACGCGCCAACAGAAAAGTATCGCCATGAAATTTTCTTCCATCGGATTGCGCGCGCGGCTGTTGCTGTTGGTGCTGTTCGCGATCGTGCCGACGTTCGTGTTCAGCGGCTACACGACACTCAGGGAATTCAGCGAAGATGCCGCCGAGGCGAAACGCGTGACGATGGCGGCGGTGCAATTCGCCGCGCAACAGCAAAATCAGATGCTGGCAGCGACACGGCAATTGCTGATCACCTTGTCGCAACTCTCGGAGCTGAAGCGACCCAGTAGTACCGCCGCGTGCAACCGCATGCTCGCGACACTGCAACAATCTTTTCCGCTCTACACCAACATCGGCGTCGCCGCACTCGACGGCGACATCTATTGCAACTGGCGGGCGCTTGCGCGCCGCATCAACATCGCTGACCGCAGTTATTTTCGGCGCGCGGTCGAATCGGGCGATTTCAGCGTGGGCGATTACCAAATCGGCCGCGTTACCGGTATCAACGCCATCAACTTCGGCTACCCGGTACGCGACGAGCGCGGTGCGGTGCGCGCCATCGTTTATGCCGCGCTCGATTTGCGTTGGCTCGAAAAATTCCTGGCCGCGACAAAACTACCCGCCGGCTCCATGCTCACCGTCGTCGACGGACGCGGCACCGTTCTGGCGAATTACCCGGAATCGAATCGATGGGTCGGGAAAAACGTCGCGGACGCGCCGCTGATCAAAACCATCCTCGCACACGGCACCGACGACAGCGCCGAGATAACCGGACTGGACGGCACCGACCGCCTCTATGCCTTTAACGTCCTGCAGGATAGCGCGACCGGCAATGTATACGTCGCCGTCGGCATACCGACCGACGCCGCCTTCGCCACCGCGCGCGAAGATCTGCGTCGCAACATCCTGCTCATGTCGGTCGTCGCGCTGTTGATTCTGTTCGGAGCGTGGACCGGAAGCAATGCCTTGGTGCTGAAGCGCGTCAATGCGCTAAGCCACGCGGCGCAACGGCTGGCCAAGGGCGACCTCAACGCGCGTACGGGTCTGGCGCCCGGCAACGAAGAACTCGGGCAACTGGCGCACAGCTTCGACGACATGGCGAGCGCATTACAACGCGTCAACCGCGCCATGAAAACTTTGAGCGCCGGCAACCGCGCGCTGGTGCGCGCGGAAGATGAACCGTCGCTGCTGGCAGAGATGTGCCGCGTCATCGTCGACATCGGCGGTTATCGCTTCGCCTGGATCGGTTACACGCAAGACGATGAGCACAAAACAGTCCGTCCGATTGCGCAGGCCGGATTCGACGGCGAGCTTGCGACGCTGACGGAGGAAATGGGAACGATCACTTGGTCCGACGACGAACGCGGTCGCGGCGCCGTCGGTAGCGCGATTCGCAGCGCACAACCTTGCGTCGTCAGAAATATTCCCACCGACTCGAACTTTGCGCCGTGGCGCGCGTTTGTGACTCGACACGGGCTTGCCTCGGCGGTCGCGTTCCCGCTGCGGGTCCGGGAAAAAATTATCGGCGCGCTCGCTATCTACTCGCAGGAGATCGACGCGTTCGATACCGAGGAACTCGAGCTGTTGTCCGAAGCGGCGCAGGATCTCGCGTTCGGCATCGGCAGCGCGCGCACGCGCGTGGCGCACGATTCCGCGCAGCAAACCATCGTGCATCTAGCGCGCTACGACCGACTCACCGGCCTGCCCAACCATGCGCATTTCGAAGAGCGCCTGCCGCAGGCGCTGACGCAGATCGGCGATGTTGGTAGGGTCGCGACGAGCACTATCGCCAAAGAGGCCCATCGTGACCCGATGAGGGCAGCGCACAAGATCATATAGAAGTGAACCTGTTACGGGTCTCGGCATGCGGTGGTCTCTTTCTGATCCCCTCTCCGATCTACCAATTCCAAAGCGCCGAATCAATTTTTCCGTTTCTGCTTTCTGTCGCGTGTGCCACTGAGAGGCCGGGCTCTGACTCGCGCTTTTTCGACGCCCCAGCCTACGGTACTGACGGAGAAGTTTACACGCGAATAAATTCCTTGCCTTCGTAGTACACAGTAATATCACCATCAGCACTTATCTTTATCGCTAGACCGTAGTTTGAGGCGCCAATCGCTGCCTTCAGTGCCGCTGAGTCGTCCCGATTTCTTCGGTTGAAGTACTGCGCCGTACGCTAGAATTTTCCCGGAATTATCCAGCACAATCGCGCCGTCGAGCGACGCTAGTTCAACGACGACGGGTCGAGCGAGCGACTGAATAGAATGGTCTATAAGCACCGCGTCGAACTCGCGATCTGTCTGGCTCCGTTTACTTTCGCTGCCGATCGCGTCACCGGTTCTAACAATGTCACGTAGATTGTTTCGATTGTGCAAGATTACGAATAGCCCGCCGGACCGCCGAAACGATACGTCCAATACCGCCCGATATATCGCTCCGACCACGCGACCGCGGATTGTTGCAGGAACGCGCTGCGCCCGCGCCCTATCTTTCAACAAACTTAATAGATGCGCATGATTCCAATATTGCCATCGACCATAACGATAGGTGAATCTTAGTGTTCCTTTGTCAAAAACCAGAATGTCGCCCTGCCTGCTCAACGCTACGCCACATTTCCCATAACGGCTAGCACGAGCAATCGGTTCGGCCCAATCTGGATAATAGTGTTTCTCTGTAAGCGACTTTTCATTGAAACGATCCAAATCAACGAAATTTATAATTCGTCCATCGCTTGAAACGTGATAGGCGCTTCGAAATCCATCCGAAAGAGCCTTGTATTTTTTCGTATCGATAAAATCCTTCGGAAACTTTGCCCCTACATTTTTTTCCCTGTGACTTGGATCGAGTATACAACCGAACGTCAGCGACTTGTTCTCGTAGCTCTGCTCGGACAAAGTATGGAGAGCATCAAATACCGCACTTATGGACAACGTTAAGTTGTGATGTTGAGCGACGTGGTGCGCTACAACCTGCTCATCAAAGGAATCACGAATCGCTTGCAACGAAGCTGCGCTATTATCCGACGTGGACGGCCGAAGTACTTCTGATATTCGATCGACCACTCTCTTACATATGTCGTGTTCTCTAACATCGAGCGTCTGTTTGACACTGCCACCTACTATCGGTACACGCCGGCGCTGCACTACTGCGGTCAGGGATCGATGCTGGCCAATTGCGGCTGACATCTCAATCGCCGTTCTCTTTTTGGACGCCCACACAGATTTGGGTTGACCCAAAAGATTCTCTTTCCACGTGGAAACTTCCACGTGCGGCAAAATCCGTTGAACAGCTCCAACAGCGAACTCTACAAATTCGACTTCTGCTGGGCTAAGTCGGCGCTTCAACCGACTGTTGGCTCTGAGCATGTTTCCGTTCTTGGCTTATACAAAAATAAATCTGGCCTATTTCCTACACGCTCACCGGCACAAGAACCATTGTGTCGTTACCAAAGATGTCGATCACCTTTACGGCGACGGTGTAGCGGCCGGCTTTAGTATAGGTCCGCGGTGCCGAGGTGCGTTCCAACTCACGATTCTTGCGGGTGCGGAAGCTTTGCCATTCGTTTTCGAAAATGTAGCCGCCGGTCCAACGTTCTTCGAAATTGTTCTCCGCTACCTCCGGTTTTGATGAATCTCCGAATGCGGGATCAACTACACCCGAGTCGCGCGGGACTTTGATGATTTCCTTGCGGTGCATGTAGTCGAAGTCCACGGCCCAGTAGTCCACCCAGTCGGTCCAGTGGTTGGTGAGCACTTCACGCTTGATGACACCTTCTTTATCTTTGCTCACCTTGATGAGCTTACCCTGTTCGCACACGACTTCGCTCTTGCCGTTCTTGAGGCTCGCAGCGGCGGCCTCGGCGGCGCCTTGACTGTAATACACGGAGAAATCCGTCAACTCGATACGGAGCGTGAACTTGTCTTTCTTTTCGTAGCGCGGCGTGGCTTCCACAAAGCTGATGTCGTGGAATACTACTTGCCCTTTTTCGACGGCGCGTTTGTCGAAGACTTCCGCCGGTATGAATTTCGGCGCGAGATCAATACCCTTCTGCTTCGCTTCATCCAGTGCGGCGGGAAATAGGCCCATTTCGAACTCGAACGCGAGGACATCAACACGCGTCGCTCCGCGCTTGCGACATTCTGTGATTACCTCTTCCACGAACAGCCGCCCCACGGGCAGATTGATCGGTCCGACCACGACCAGCCGACCGGCGTTCTTGCCGTGGAAAAAATTGGCGTCTTCCAGTGGCTGTGCACGATAGGCACGAAGAATGAGGTCGCGGAACTCTCTTTCCTTCTGGGCAAGTGCTTCTTCTTTCTGCTTACCGCTCAGCCGACCACCGACATTCAGGTACGCCTGACGTTCGTAACGGCCGAGATTCAGAACCTCGAAAGCGCGGAACGGCTTGCCGGACTCCTTGCACTCGCGCTGCACCCGAATTAGACGCTTACGCGTGGTGTGGATGCCGAACTTGCCGAGATCGGTGGCAATCCATTTGCGCCCGAGCTTTTCGGCCACGGCGACGGTCGTGCCGCTGCCGCAGAAAAAGTCAGCCACCAAATCGCCTTCGTTACTGCTGGCAGTGATAATGCGCTCAAGTAGGGCTTCGGGCTTTTGAGTTGCGTAGCCAGTACTCTCGTCGTTGTGACCTGAGACATCTTTAATTTCAGTCCAGCAACAACCGACGGTTACGCCGGGCTTATCTGCCAAGTACTGCTTGAGATTTAACGCGCCGTCTTTCCCTAGAATGATGCGCCCATTTTTCTCGAACTCTGAAATTGAAGTTGGTGAATAGTCTCGAACATCTCGCATCCGATATGGCCCACGCCCGTCTTTGTCGTCGTAACGGTAATTTACCAAGGTCTGTTCACTGTAGTCGCTGAACTGACGCGTGTAGGCATATTTGTCACTCTTACTCACCCAGATGATATGGTCGGCGTCGCGTGGGTATTGCCGCCCTTTCGTGTTGCTCGCGCCCGTAGCTCGCCGCCACACGATTTCGTTGCGATAGTTTTGTTCTCCGAATACTTCAATCATTGTGGTTCGGAGATAGCTGTTGAGTCGCCAATCACAATGCACGTAGATACTGCCCTCGTTGTGCATTACAATCACGCATGAGGATAAGGCGTTCGTAAATCATGGCGATGAAGGAATCCGCGCCGCGTCCCCACGTATCGCGATATGCGATTTGTTCGAGCAGATTCGGTTCTTTGTGAAATGTCTCACCGCCGATCTCGATGTCCATCGAGAAATCAGCACCGACATCGAACGGCGGGTCGATGTAGATCAGCTTGAGGCCGCCCGCATCTTCGATCTGCCGGCGCAGCGCGCCGCTCTTGAGCGAAGAAAGAATCAGCTTGTTATCACCCCAGATGAGTTTATTGGTCCAGCCTTTGAGCTGACGGCCACGGAAATCAAAAAGATCGCCTTGAATTTCCGGCCGCTCCTTGCGCGGTTCGTCCACGTGCTCCAACGATTGAAACGGCAACACCGTGGTACAGACCTCGCGCGTCTTGCCGTTCCACACCAACTCTACCTCGCGCTTGTCTTCAAAAAGAACGAAGCGGTATTTCTCCGGTAACGGCTTGCCCTGCTGGATGAGCTGTATCAGGTCGCGCTTCTCGGCGTCCGTCAGGTCGTAGGCTTCTTTCGGTGGACGGGCCATGGCGGTCAACTCTTCTTCGGTTTTTTCGGTTTGACTGATTTCTTGCGCGGCATCCGCGCCGGGAGTTTCTTCACGGCCTCGTCGAAATCTCTCTCCACGCGGGATGTTTGTGCAAGTTGCCTTACACGGTATTTTTCAAATTCCAGCTCTGCTTTTTGCAATGCTGCATCATGGGAGATTTTTCCCGCGTGCGGGAGAATTTCCCGTTCGCTGAGACGCAGATATTCGTCCAGCTTCGCAATCCAGCTTTGCATGGTCATCGGTTTGCGGTTCAATGCCTGAAGCTCGGCAAATTCCAGGTAAAGGGTGACGATGCGATTCAGCACATCGAGTTCTTCAGGCGTCAGGTAATTCTTGGCGATTGCCGCTTCATCTTTCCTTGGCTTTTCGCCCAGCCAGCTCGTCATCCCCATGCTCGGCTTGGTCGCATCGGCGCGCGCATGGACGATTTCGGCGGCGGTGTTTCCGTGTGCTGCCCAGTGCATCTTGTTTTGCACCGTGGCGAAGAAACGTTGGGTTGCCTCCTCGGTGGGGTCGTAGTCGATGCTGGTGGCGTAGATATCCAGCACCTTGCGCCAGAACACTTTTTCCGACGAGCGTATGTCGCGGATGCG includes the following:
- a CDS encoding virulence RhuM family protein, which produces MADRDPPESAGEILLYQTEDGKTRLETRMIGDTVWLSQKQMGELFGKNVRTISEHIRNVFEERELNESSVIRNFRITAADGKLYDTRFYSLDVVISVGYRVKSHRGVQFRIWATQRLREYIVKGFALDDERLKRAGGGNYFDELLARIRDIRSSEKVFWRKVLDIYATSIDYDPTEEATQRFFATVQNKMHWAAHGNTAAEIVHARADATKPSMGMTSWLGEKPRKDEAAIAKNYLTPEELDVLNRIVTLYLEFAELQALNRKPMTMQSWIAKLDEYLRLSEREILPHAGKISHDAALQKAELEFEKYRVRQLAQTSRVERDFDEAVKKLPARMPRKKSVKPKKPKKS
- a CDS encoding GAF domain-containing protein → MKFSSIGLRARLLLLVLFAIVPTFVFSGYTTLREFSEDAAEAKRVTMAAVQFAAQQQNQMLAATRQLLITLSQLSELKRPSSTAACNRMLATLQQSFPLYTNIGVAALDGDIYCNWRALARRINIADRSYFRRAVESGDFSVGDYQIGRVTGINAINFGYPVRDERGAVRAIVYAALDLRWLEKFLAATKLPAGSMLTVVDGRGTVLANYPESNRWVGKNVADAPLIKTILAHGTDDSAEITGLDGTDRLYAFNVLQDSATGNVYVAVGIPTDAAFATAREDLRRNILLMSVVALLILFGAWTGSNALVLKRVNALSHAAQRLAKGDLNARTGLAPGNEELGQLAHSFDDMASALQRVNRAMKTLSAGNRALVRAEDEPSLLAEMCRVIVDIGGYRFAWIGYTQDDEHKTVRPIAQAGFDGELATLTEEMGTITWSDDERGRGAVGSAIRSAQPCVVRNIPTDSNFAPWRAFVTRHGLASAVAFPLRVREKIIGALAIYSQEIDAFDTEELELLSEAAQDLAFGIGSARTRVAHDSAQQTIVHLARYDRLTGLPNHAHFEERLPQALTQIGDVGRVATSTIAKEAHRDPMRAAHKII
- a CDS encoding DUF11 domain-containing protein encodes the protein MKRILTLATFSYLGLASPPANAACTTGACVSAGARLASVDSSRGALMNAVLGDLLGNSINLSVADWNALARSNVNLASFLSALQTQTSTGSPSAALSASASLAQIVNAAATAAQADGNSAAASALSHLSVSALFGNVRLGDMLSVSLPNGALATSKINLLELVSGSIQLFNYNNALTTPTPITLSGSALGLGGVINSVDLYAQVIEPPVYVCAPAGAQFHTGAIRVKLNLNLVSLSPNVSALNSLAGISGASAAITQLQLYTEVARAEGTITAINAVANTVTVQATPGVADLYLGNISDSAFFNRGHVLNANADLNFATIGTLSVTQPLIGATTVNIQAKSYARGQAPFTNVLSFTGPYPQTKTAYTSAGFIANAVDSLTSNLQLELSPSLGTLDSAILPLLKTAVSGSLTPALATLLTSLVDPLLETLGIRLGEVDVTVNGLTQLCSISGYAYSDANHNSVRDNTEAGCGVALYAKLVPASGPTGPATNVTTVDPTSGAFSFPNVAGGGYSIVLDNNATASDVTPTLPTGWLGTETPTQTRALTVAAADIANQNFGLYNGSRLDGTVFKDNGAGSDTANNGVQDGTESGIIGVALKVTDATGATAHDSATTSSGGGYTLWIPAGAGAAILKVIETNAAGYVSVGASAGNTGGSYNRAHDTVSFTNVIGTVYTNVNFANVPDNSFNSDNQQTVLPGGIALYTHVFNAGSAGQLTIAATGTANPSINWNTVVYLDGNCNGVIDSGETPVSGSLNVTADQKICIVVKTFAPENAPYNAQYNQTLGASFSYANSSIVWSQSRSDLTLVGRTTDTGLTLVKSVDKAAAKSGDALTYTIRYENQSSGALHNLTIHDATPAYTVFGAAQCGTLPAGLSVCSISQQPATGAAGAVEWTFTGTLDPGAAGNVSFSVTLQ